One window of Bacillus sp. THAF10 genomic DNA carries:
- a CDS encoding helix-turn-helix transcriptional regulator: MNDVQSFLKALASEKRQEIMFLFKEKSRLTVNEIAELVGIGQSTASEHLAVLKRAGILLSKKEGKEVYYYPDKEQIIKSLQGFTEFITTCCE; this comes from the coding sequence ATGAATGACGTTCAAAGTTTCTTAAAAGCGTTAGCAAGTGAAAAAAGGCAGGAGATCATGTTTCTGTTCAAAGAGAAGAGTAGGTTAACAGTCAATGAAATTGCGGAGTTAGTTGGTATAGGCCAGTCTACTGCCTCCGAACATCTTGCTGTATTAAAGCGAGCTGGCATTTTACTTTCGAAAAAAGAAGGTAAAGAAGTTTACTATTATCCAGACAAAGAACAGATTATAAAATCGCTTCAAGGATTCACAGAATTTATCACTACTTGTTGCGAATAA
- a CDS encoding voltage-gated chloride channel family protein, whose protein sequence is MSDFWMLLKYKTFFTLLAQWSFFGSIIGFMVGSTTTFLLKTNDYLGDVRLQNDWLILLLPFGGIVIGYLYMNYGKVFSNNTLHDTAELNNLVIDAVHGSKKVPMRMGPIVYIGTFITVILGGSTGREGAAIQMGGSVASAVNHFFKVNKLDSKILIMSGISAGFGAAFGAPITGVVFGMEMATLGKLKFEALVPCLTSSFVAHYITTAAWGHQHEELIIQSVPEISLITFIKVILLTVVFCWVSVLYCQLRHGIQHFSEKIFKKNHMKRAFFGGIVVVALTFLIGSQDYNGRGIEMLEQSFKEEVPPYSFLAKLAFTAISIGSGFVGGEAIPLFFIGATLGNALHTFIDLPLSFLAALGLIAAFSAGTNTPLAAFLLAMEMFNGQGLEYFFVACLVSYLFSGHHGLWPSQKIYDPKSRLYQLPPGETNENVENRKNH, encoded by the coding sequence ATGAGTGATTTTTGGATGCTTTTGAAGTATAAAACCTTTTTTACCCTTCTTGCTCAATGGAGTTTCTTTGGAAGCATCATTGGTTTCATGGTGGGCTCGACCACCACCTTTCTTTTAAAAACAAATGATTATCTTGGAGATGTACGATTACAAAACGATTGGCTTATCCTCCTTCTTCCTTTTGGAGGCATTGTCATCGGTTACTTATATATGAATTACGGGAAGGTTTTCTCGAATAATACGTTACATGACACGGCTGAGTTAAATAACCTGGTCATCGACGCCGTTCATGGGAGTAAAAAAGTGCCGATGAGAATGGGTCCAATCGTCTATATTGGTACCTTTATTACCGTCATATTGGGGGGCTCAACAGGGAGAGAAGGGGCAGCAATTCAAATGGGCGGCAGTGTGGCCTCAGCCGTCAACCACTTCTTTAAAGTAAACAAATTGGACTCAAAAATTCTCATCATGAGCGGAATAAGTGCTGGCTTTGGCGCTGCCTTTGGGGCACCCATAACGGGGGTTGTTTTCGGTATGGAAATGGCCACATTAGGAAAATTGAAATTTGAAGCACTTGTCCCATGTCTTACTTCAAGCTTTGTTGCACACTACATCACAACAGCAGCTTGGGGACATCAACATGAGGAACTTATCATCCAAAGCGTACCAGAGATATCACTGATTACGTTTATAAAAGTTATCCTTCTAACTGTAGTCTTCTGCTGGGTTAGTGTTTTATATTGTCAGTTGCGCCACGGGATACAACATTTTTCAGAGAAAATTTTCAAAAAGAATCATATGAAAAGAGCGTTCTTTGGAGGAATCGTAGTTGTAGCGTTAACTTTCCTGATTGGCTCACAAGACTACAATGGCCGGGGCATTGAGATGTTAGAACAATCCTTCAAGGAAGAAGTCCCTCCTTATTCTTTCCTGGCCAAGCTTGCTTTTACTGCGATATCGATTGGTAGCGGCTTTGTAGGAGGGGAAGCCATCCCTTTATTCTTCATTGGCGCAACCTTAGGCAATGCGTTGCATACTTTTATCGATCTACCTCTTTCCTTTCTGGCTGCATTAGGCTTGATTGCCGCGTTTAGTGCAGGTACCAACACCCCTTTGGCAGCATTTCTCCTCGCAATGGAAATGTTTAATGGACAAGGATTGGAATACTTCTTTGTAGCCTGTCTTGTTAGCTATCTATTTTCAGGACATCACGGACTATGGCCTTCTCAAAAGATTTATGACCCGAAAAGCAGGTTATATCAGCTTCCCCCTGGAGAAACCAATGAAAATGTAGAAAATAGAAAAAACCACTAA
- a CDS encoding M48 family metallopeptidase: MTDEKFELLVKKLETKAEENPGRYRFKVLLLTALGYGYILFFLSLVLVLLTISVLYMTDGNFSSGSLKLFLVTGALSFFIIKSLYLTISLPEGYYLKKNEAPELEKAISTISTQLKTPKIHAIVLDNDFNAAVMQHHKFGLFGPKKNILMIGIPLMSGLSREQFTTVLAHELAHISHSDTSFGAMIYRVRKTWAQLMTSLENNEQFGTFLFRKFIQWFYPRYSAHTFVMARQQEYAADAAAAKVTSPEAVRDTLCTVSIGGQYYYENFFHELFQEGSKTNVVPHPYTQFFSRYQKLNPALANEFLQNALSRESNVEDTHPCLTARLNAVGMKPDIPTNKESAIDFFFANPKAILQQFNQEWLEHNKERWNEQIASYNDAKSRLQELEQSKELDIHGKYEKAILTRNLVGYEPAIPLLEEMIVEFSEERVAPAYLALGNIYLHQEDTAQKGERYVKKAMEIDWELKEEALDTLCEYYYHTGNMEAFEETRIQLEAWPTLLKQFEEEASDLNLDDQYMAHDQAPEQVKEIADNLLPHSEIVEAYFIRKVVSVIPERKIYLLGLKVQVPEAIDQDEYTEQLLDKYSEELEIVDNIQFFLLNGNEEFEAKMKEVEGSQILEKSVHKEHVS, translated from the coding sequence ATGACGGATGAGAAATTTGAATTGCTCGTAAAAAAACTCGAAACAAAGGCGGAAGAAAATCCTGGGAGATATCGCTTTAAAGTGCTCTTATTAACGGCACTTGGCTATGGATATATTTTATTCTTTCTCTCCTTGGTGTTAGTTTTACTGACTATTTCCGTTCTGTATATGACGGACGGAAATTTTTCGTCTGGCAGTCTGAAATTATTTTTAGTAACTGGTGCTCTATCTTTTTTCATTATTAAGTCGCTATATTTGACAATATCACTGCCAGAGGGGTATTACTTAAAGAAAAACGAAGCACCTGAATTGGAGAAAGCCATCTCCACTATTAGTACTCAGCTTAAAACACCTAAAATTCATGCGATTGTGTTGGACAATGATTTCAATGCCGCTGTGATGCAGCATCATAAATTTGGACTATTTGGTCCGAAGAAAAACATCTTGATGATTGGGATTCCACTGATGTCTGGCCTCAGCCGGGAGCAGTTTACCACTGTTTTAGCCCATGAGCTAGCGCATATTTCCCATTCCGATACCTCATTCGGTGCGATGATCTACCGTGTGAGAAAAACTTGGGCGCAGCTTATGACTTCCCTAGAAAATAATGAACAGTTTGGAACCTTCTTATTCCGCAAGTTTATTCAATGGTTTTATCCTCGGTATTCGGCCCACACCTTTGTCATGGCCCGCCAGCAGGAGTATGCTGCAGATGCCGCAGCTGCAAAAGTAACATCACCTGAAGCAGTAAGGGATACTTTATGTACCGTCTCCATTGGCGGACAGTACTATTATGAGAATTTCTTTCATGAGCTTTTCCAAGAAGGCTCCAAAACGAACGTCGTGCCTCACCCGTATACACAATTTTTCAGTAGATACCAAAAACTTAATCCCGCATTAGCAAACGAATTTCTACAAAATGCCCTTTCAAGGGAAAGCAATGTAGAGGATACCCATCCATGCTTGACTGCGCGATTGAATGCTGTTGGGATGAAACCGGACATTCCAACGAATAAGGAATCTGCCATCGACTTTTTCTTTGCCAATCCAAAAGCAATCCTCCAGCAATTTAATCAAGAATGGTTAGAGCACAACAAGGAAAGATGGAACGAGCAAATCGCTTCCTATAATGATGCAAAAAGTAGATTGCAAGAATTAGAACAGAGTAAGGAACTTGATATCCATGGCAAATATGAAAAGGCGATTCTAACTCGCAATCTAGTTGGATATGAACCGGCTATTCCCTTGCTAGAGGAAATGATTGTGGAGTTTTCGGAAGAGAGAGTTGCACCGGCTTACCTTGCACTCGGAAACATCTACTTGCATCAGGAAGATACTGCCCAAAAAGGCGAGCGTTACGTCAAAAAAGCGATGGAAATTGATTGGGAGCTAAAGGAAGAGGCTTTAGACACTCTTTGTGAATACTACTATCACACTGGCAACATGGAGGCATTTGAGGAAACTAGAATCCAGCTTGAAGCCTGGCCAACTCTATTAAAGCAGTTTGAAGAGGAAGCCTCTGACCTCAACCTCGACGACCAGTATATGGCACACGACCAAGCACCAGAACAAGTGAAGGAAATTGCCGACAATCTCCTTCCTCACAGTGAAATTGTGGAGGCGTATTTCATTCGAAAAGTGGTGAGTGTCATACCAGAGAGAAAGATATATTTACTTGGATTGAAGGTGCAAGTCCCAGAAGCTATCGACCAAGACGAATACACAGAGCAATTATTAGATAAATATTCAGAAGAACTAGAGATTGTGGATAACATCCAGTTTTTCCTTCTGAATGGGAATGAGGAATTTGAGGCGAAAATGAAGGAAGTCGAAGGATCGCAGATATTAGAAAAGAGCGTACACAAGGAACACGTATCCTAA
- a CDS encoding GNAT family N-acetyltransferase has protein sequence MYTNYTGVHKEYRGRDIAKALKALSIETARKAGAQTMTTDSEKSNAPIQHLNRTFGYIPGKGHYRILKRLRD, from the coding sequence GTGTATACAAACTATACAGGCGTTCATAAAGAATATCGTGGGCGTGACATTGCAAAAGCATTAAAAGCTCTATCCATTGAGACGGCAAGGAAAGCAGGAGCGCAAACGATGACTACCGATTCTGAGAAAAGTAACGCTCCTATACAACATCTAAATCGAACCTTTGGATATATTCCCGGAAAAGGACATTACCGGATTTTAAAGAGATTAAGAGATTAG
- a CDS encoding GNAT family N-acetyltransferase, translated as MSITESSKPCHIKLRDIRIPEDYEHIATLLNMVEPGSTTAQTLAEEDSQIPTTSNLTLNEEGLLIGFGRTRVIAENDHGQVIGYGAVFRAPWVDAGSVGCIFCAHPDYSGQGVGERILAHLENWANEQ; from the coding sequence ATGTCTATTACTGAATCTAGTAAACCTTGTCACATAAAGCTTCGAGATATTAGAATCCCAGAAGATTATGAGCACATTGCTACCCTTCTTAATATGGTAGAACCAGGATCAACAACGGCTCAAACCCTTGCTGAAGAGGATTCGCAAATTCCAACGACATCAAATTTGACATTAAATGAAGAGGGTCTCTTGATTGGTTTTGGTAGAACAAGAGTGATTGCAGAAAATGATCACGGTCAAGTGATTGGGTATGGTGCTGTTTTTCGTGCTCCTTGGGTTGATGCTGGTAGTGTGGGGTGTATTTTTTGTGCTCATCCTGATTACAGTGGCCAGGGGGTAGGAGAGAGGATTTTAGCACATCTTGAAAATTGGGCAAATGAACAGTAA
- a CDS encoding peptide-methionine (S)-S-oxide reductase, with amino-acid sequence METVYFAGGCLWGVQAFIKTLPGVTFTEAGRANGKTNTLDGEYDGYAECVKTEFDQRVVSLERLMEYFFEIIDPYSLNKQGADVGEKYRTGMYSEDAKHLEAARKFIQNRSDANRIVVEVLPLSNYVRSAEEHQDRLTRCPDDYCHIPEALLNKYK; translated from the coding sequence ATGGAAACAGTATATTTCGCAGGTGGATGTCTCTGGGGAGTTCAGGCATTTATTAAAACATTACCTGGTGTTACGTTTACCGAAGCGGGAAGAGCGAATGGCAAAACTAACACACTGGATGGCGAGTATGATGGCTATGCGGAATGTGTGAAAACAGAATTTGATCAGAGGGTTGTAAGCCTGGAGAGATTAATGGAATATTTCTTTGAGATAATCGATCCGTATAGCTTGAATAAACAAGGAGCGGATGTTGGGGAGAAATATAGAACAGGTATGTATAGTGAAGACGCCAAACATTTAGAAGCGGCGAGGAAGTTTATTCAGAATCGCAGCGATGCTAACCGTATCGTCGTCGAAGTATTGCCGCTTTCAAACTATGTAAGAAGTGCGGAGGAGCATCAGGATAGGTTAACACGGTGCCCAGATGATTATTGTCATATTCCTGAAGCGTTGTTAAATAAATATAAGTAA
- a CDS encoding DegV family protein — protein sequence MIKLMADSTCDLADEVLEMYDISMAPLSINIEGKTYKDRVDIMPDEFYGMMEALSEFPTTGMPSPVEYLAIMKNAIESGYKEILCICMSSGTSGAYQSAELAKGYFYEENPDSTVKIHVVDSKCMSHGSGLLLLKSALMRERGATFEELVEFNETYKTNVKHYLSVDDLDHLIKSGRLSNASAFLGKLLMLKPIMTMKNGKGAIVAKERGLKRVLVHYVQEFIKRNDEKMTEFVIIGYTSDIKVAQNLKVKLEKETDFKGDIHIMQMGVSVGTHVGLGALSMFFVEKN from the coding sequence ATGATTAAATTAATGGCGGACTCAACTTGTGATTTGGCAGATGAAGTGTTGGAGATGTATGACATTAGCATGGCGCCGTTGTCGATTAATATAGAGGGAAAGACCTATAAGGATAGAGTGGATATAATGCCGGATGAGTTTTATGGAATGATGGAGGCGCTTTCGGAGTTTCCGACGACGGGGATGCCAAGTCCTGTGGAATATTTGGCGATCATGAAAAATGCGATTGAGAGTGGATATAAGGAAATTCTTTGTATTTGTATGTCTAGCGGGACAAGTGGAGCCTATCAATCTGCTGAGCTGGCGAAGGGATATTTTTACGAGGAGAATCCTGATTCCACGGTGAAAATCCATGTGGTGGATTCCAAATGTATGAGCCACGGGAGCGGCTTGCTGTTGCTAAAGAGTGCGTTAATGCGAGAGCGAGGGGCAACCTTCGAGGAGCTAGTAGAGTTTAACGAAACGTATAAAACCAATGTGAAGCATTACCTTTCTGTCGATGACTTAGATCATCTGATTAAGAGTGGAAGGCTGTCAAATGCCAGCGCATTCCTCGGCAAGCTTTTGATGCTGAAGCCAATTATGACCATGAAAAATGGAAAAGGGGCAATAGTTGCAAAGGAAAGAGGACTAAAGCGGGTCCTCGTGCATTATGTGCAGGAGTTCATCAAACGGAACGATGAAAAGATGACGGAATTTGTGATCATAGGCTACACCTCCGACATAAAGGTTGCGCAAAACCTCAAAGTGAAACTGGAAAAAGAAACAGATTTCAAGGGGGACATCCACATCATGCAGATGGGAGTGTCGGTTGGAACACATGTTGGACTAGGTGCGCTTTCGATGTTTTTTGTGGAGAAAAATTGA
- a CDS encoding histidinol phosphate phosphatase domain-containing protein, whose amino-acid sequence MKLDYHVHLEEGPYSTNWLARTAKALAFFKDKDLKENRHSLEWINHLSSDISDRIRQGCYSEAWLDLYLERAKQLGLKEVGIVEHLYRFQECLDYFTKHMHLEADELGSVQARWLNHVATIPSMNEFIEFIQSQQEKWKSQGVTLRLGLEADFFPQGEEELERLISDKPWDYIIGSVHFVRGWGFDNPETQHYFKEMNLRDLYHTHTSYVCQSIESNLFDVIAHLDNLKVFGYRPDEGQLLENYERVATTIKKHNLASEINTGLSYRYPIKEACPSPSYLNVLAKHQVPLTLSSDAHYPDDLGTNLDHARMLLHENNYTKVVGFEQRKRMEISL is encoded by the coding sequence TTGAAACTTGACTATCATGTGCACCTAGAAGAAGGGCCATACTCGACAAATTGGCTCGCACGCACTGCAAAGGCGCTCGCCTTTTTTAAAGATAAGGACCTTAAGGAAAACCGCCACTCCTTGGAATGGATCAATCATCTCTCAAGTGATATCAGCGACCGTATCCGTCAAGGCTGTTACTCAGAGGCTTGGCTTGATTTATACCTTGAGCGTGCAAAACAGCTAGGCTTAAAAGAAGTGGGAATCGTTGAACATTTGTATCGCTTCCAAGAATGCCTAGACTATTTCACCAAGCATATGCATCTTGAAGCGGACGAACTAGGAAGCGTGCAAGCTCGTTGGCTCAACCATGTGGCCACCATCCCATCCATGAATGAGTTCATTGAATTTATTCAGTCCCAGCAGGAAAAATGGAAGTCTCAAGGCGTGACACTTCGCCTCGGACTGGAGGCTGACTTTTTTCCTCAAGGGGAAGAAGAGCTTGAACGTTTAATCTCCGACAAGCCTTGGGATTATATCATCGGATCGGTGCACTTCGTCCGGGGCTGGGGCTTTGATAATCCTGAAACTCAGCATTATTTTAAGGAGATGAACCTACGAGACTTGTACCATACGCATACATCCTATGTGTGCCAGTCAATCGAATCAAATTTGTTTGATGTTATCGCACATCTAGATAACCTAAAGGTGTTCGGATATCGCCCAGATGAAGGTCAATTGCTTGAGAATTACGAGCGAGTCGCAACAACGATTAAGAAGCATAACCTCGCTTCAGAAATTAACACAGGGCTATCCTATCGCTATCCAATAAAAGAAGCATGCCCAAGTCCTAGCTATCTTAACGTACTCGCGAAGCACCAAGTACCGCTAACCCTTTCATCAGACGCACATTATCCTGATGATCTCGGTACAAACCTTGATCACGCACGAATGCTCTTGCATGAGAACAACTATACAAAGGTGGTAGGATTCGAACAAAGAAAGAGAATGGAGATATCCCTGTAA
- a CDS encoding DeoR/GlpR family DNA-binding transcription regulator: protein MKDLFPEERKRFILDQLKLKQKVQVTSLAEQFSVTSETIRRDLDQLEKDSLIKRVYGGAVLSSYQHGEPSLNNRKSILEQEKKLIGKKAAEFIKDGTTLVIDIGTTMLELARHIKNKENVTILTNSLPVSSILLDSLNRHEFSGQVILLGGELNIKQHSITGKITEMVLENFIIDQAFISAGGMSLQNGISDYDLSESMISKSMIKASKEIFVLADHSKIGVDAFCKICRLDEVDAIVCNNLLPQAWHGHEGLRNVDWIVANE from the coding sequence ATGAAAGACTTGTTTCCTGAAGAACGAAAACGATTTATCCTCGATCAACTAAAGTTAAAACAAAAAGTACAAGTAACGAGTTTAGCAGAACAATTTTCTGTTACATCGGAAACCATTCGTCGTGACTTGGATCAGCTTGAAAAAGATAGCCTCATCAAAAGAGTCTATGGTGGGGCAGTTCTTTCAAGCTATCAGCACGGCGAACCTTCACTAAATAATCGAAAAAGCATTCTAGAACAGGAAAAAAAATTAATCGGAAAAAAAGCGGCGGAGTTCATTAAAGATGGCACCACCCTTGTGATTGATATTGGTACAACCATGCTTGAACTTGCCAGGCACATTAAGAATAAAGAAAACGTAACCATTCTAACGAACTCACTTCCAGTTTCATCGATCCTGCTTGATTCACTAAACCGACATGAGTTTTCCGGACAAGTTATATTACTTGGTGGCGAGCTAAATATTAAGCAGCATTCCATTACAGGAAAGATTACGGAAATGGTTTTAGAAAATTTCATCATAGACCAAGCCTTTATCTCTGCGGGAGGTATGTCCTTGCAAAACGGCATTAGTGACTATGATCTTAGTGAATCAATGATTTCCAAATCCATGATTAAAGCCTCAAAGGAAATTTTCGTCCTTGCCGATCATTCCAAAATAGGGGTAGATGCCTTTTGTAAAATTTGTCGGCTAGATGAAGTGGATGCGATTGTATGTAACAACTTACTCCCTCAAGCATGGCACGGACATGAGGGATTACGAAATGTAGACTGGATAGTAGCGAATGAGTAA
- a CDS encoding ABC transporter ATP-binding protein, whose protein sequence is MSYVQVDSLVKRYDDKTVLDNLSFSIEKGEFVTLLGQSGCGKSTLLRSIAGITGVDAGNIMVNNQDITHLPSRKRGIGMVFQSYALFPNMTVFQNISYGLKMKKEGNVESKVKKMMDMMDLGDLEKRYPHELSGGQQQRVAFARSLIMEPSVLLLDEPFSALDAKIRKSLQEEVKKIQRELDITTIFVTHDQKEAMILSDTIYVMNRGIIEQAGSPEEIYTKPKNKFVASFIGAYNLFSATEWGECTGMVAQQDVAIRPESILLTSSKETLLTNDEQYVLNGQIKRKMLNGNIVSYKVQVDNHSVLVDEINRTASYAEGEDVRLIIPKTACSSL, encoded by the coding sequence ATGAGTTATGTACAAGTAGATTCATTAGTAAAACGCTATGATGATAAAACGGTTCTTGATAACCTTTCCTTCTCCATTGAAAAGGGAGAATTTGTTACATTACTTGGCCAAAGCGGTTGTGGTAAAAGTACCTTGCTCCGTTCTATTGCGGGAATTACAGGGGTTGATGCAGGAAACATCATGGTTAACAACCAAGACATTACCCATCTTCCTTCACGAAAACGTGGAATTGGGATGGTCTTTCAATCGTATGCTCTATTTCCGAATATGACTGTGTTTCAAAACATTTCATACGGCTTGAAGATGAAGAAAGAGGGCAATGTTGAGTCGAAGGTAAAGAAGATGATGGACATGATGGACTTGGGTGACCTTGAGAAGCGCTACCCACATGAGCTATCGGGTGGTCAACAGCAACGCGTTGCCTTTGCTCGTTCGCTCATAATGGAGCCTAGCGTTCTTTTACTAGATGAGCCGTTTAGTGCCTTGGATGCAAAAATTAGAAAATCGCTACAAGAGGAAGTAAAAAAAATCCAACGCGAGCTTGATATTACGACAATCTTTGTCACCCATGACCAGAAGGAAGCCATGATTTTAAGTGATACTATCTATGTCATGAACAGAGGAATCATTGAGCAAGCAGGATCTCCTGAAGAAATTTATACGAAACCAAAAAACAAGTTCGTTGCTAGCTTCATTGGTGCCTACAATTTATTTTCCGCTACAGAGTGGGGAGAATGTACAGGGATGGTTGCCCAACAAGACGTCGCCATTCGGCCTGAAAGCATACTCCTCACTTCTAGCAAAGAAACCCTATTAACCAATGATGAGCAGTATGTGCTTAACGGACAAATCAAACGTAAAATGTTAAATGGAAACATAGTAAGCTATAAGGTTCAAGTAGACAATCATAGTGTCCTAGTTGATGAGATTAATCGAACGGCAAGCTACGCAGAAGGAGAAGATGTTCGTTTGATCATTCCAAAAACGGCATGTAGCTCTCTGTAG
- a CDS encoding ABC transporter permease, translating into MKTKPIHLFIVILLAIYLLLPLAGTLVYSLSKNWSTTILPESWTFSWYIQLFQDERFFQALGRSIFVIAGGVGLSMVIMLITIFVVLLYFPKQEMVLKLISMLPYGVPAVASAIGLLNLYSSSTFTIVGTPWILIGIYAVIIIPFVYQGIRNSLYSVNAIELIQAAELLGASKVKAILSVVLPNISKGILAATLLSISMLFGEFALANILVGGRYETLQIYLYQQLSKNGHLTSAIVISYYTIIIIITGFLLTLQSKKSSQTTKKKSIFLKTKQPMKISIHEGEVK; encoded by the coding sequence ATGAAAACCAAGCCTATACATCTTTTCATCGTCATCTTACTAGCAATCTATTTACTACTTCCACTCGCTGGAACGCTCGTTTATTCGCTTTCTAAAAATTGGAGTACGACGATTTTACCAGAGTCATGGACTTTCTCATGGTACATCCAGCTTTTCCAAGATGAACGTTTTTTTCAGGCACTAGGGCGTTCCATCTTTGTCATCGCTGGTGGGGTCGGCTTGAGCATGGTCATTATGCTGATCACGATATTTGTTGTCCTTCTCTACTTCCCAAAGCAAGAGATGGTCCTGAAGCTTATCTCGATGTTGCCCTACGGTGTTCCTGCTGTTGCTTCAGCCATTGGACTACTAAACTTGTATTCTTCTAGCACGTTCACGATCGTTGGAACACCATGGATTTTAATAGGAATTTATGCGGTGATTATCATTCCATTTGTGTATCAAGGCATTAGAAATAGCTTGTATTCGGTCAATGCGATCGAGCTCATTCAAGCAGCAGAACTTCTCGGGGCATCAAAGGTTAAAGCGATATTATCCGTTGTTCTTCCGAATATCTCAAAGGGAATTTTGGCTGCTACGTTGCTTTCCATTTCCATGCTCTTTGGTGAATTTGCGCTAGCAAACATACTTGTTGGGGGACGCTATGAAACGTTACAAATCTATCTTTACCAACAGCTCAGTAAAAATGGTCATTTAACGAGCGCGATCGTTATTTCGTATTACACCATTATTATTATCATTACTGGCTTCCTTTTAACCTTACAATCAAAGAAGTCTAGTCAAACTACGAAGAAAAAATCGATTTTCCTAAAAACAAAGCAACCTATGAAAATTTCCATCCATGAAGGAGAGGTAAAATGA
- a CDS encoding ABC transporter permease subunit, whose translation MVRSKLLILIWLVPFALVLCGFLLAPLVNMLVQSFRGSDGAFGLEQFQIIFSDAFYLQSITNSLQISIISASIAIIIAAIGGYSITTLASRGNKYMVMITNMTSYFEGIPLAVSFIVLLGNNGLFTLLFSELGLPIAESFNLYSWVGLIIVYVYFQVPFAIMLLLPTYQALNNEWRYASNLLGGRSLQYWLKIGLPVLLPGIFGTYTILLANSLGAYATAYALVGSTYNLIPLQIGSLISGDVFLDPNLASAFGVILAVIMLGSLWLNEKIMRKVRRDIK comes from the coding sequence TTGGTACGTTCAAAGCTGCTTATATTAATTTGGCTTGTGCCATTTGCTCTTGTTTTATGTGGGTTTTTGCTTGCTCCTCTTGTGAACATGCTTGTTCAAAGCTTCAGAGGAAGTGACGGAGCATTTGGATTAGAACAATTTCAAATCATTTTTAGTGATGCCTTTTATCTCCAATCCATCACAAATAGTTTGCAAATCTCGATTATTTCAGCCTCGATTGCGATTATTATAGCAGCAATCGGTGGTTATTCCATTACGACGCTAGCAAGCAGAGGGAATAAATACATGGTTATGATTACCAATATGACGTCTTATTTTGAAGGCATTCCCCTTGCTGTATCCTTTATCGTTTTACTTGGAAACAATGGGCTATTCACATTGTTATTTTCAGAATTAGGACTTCCGATTGCGGAGAGCTTTAATTTGTATTCTTGGGTTGGATTGATCATTGTCTATGTTTACTTCCAAGTGCCGTTTGCGATAATGCTGCTACTTCCAACCTATCAAGCGTTAAATAACGAGTGGCGCTATGCTTCCAACCTACTTGGGGGTAGGTCGCTTCAGTATTGGCTAAAAATTGGACTTCCTGTTTTATTACCAGGAATTTTTGGAACGTACACGATATTACTTGCAAACTCACTTGGGGCTTATGCAACAGCATACGCACTCGTTGGCTCAACGTATAACTTAATACCATTGCAAATTGGTTCACTCATTTCAGGAGATGTGTTCTTAGATCCGAATCTTGCGAGTGCCTTTGGGGTCATCCTTGCAGTAATTATGCTTGGTTCCCTTTGGTTAAATGAAAAAATCATGCGTAAAGTTAGGCGGGATATTAAATGA